From the Kitasatospora viridis genome, one window contains:
- a CDS encoding 4'-phosphopantetheinyl transferase family protein, protein MGDVNGAEILVHLVPTGPDARAVARELALCGAAELAGVERRLVRLEHEPGGRPVLAGAAEGLQVSISHGRGLAAVALSRRWPVGVDVEAVRPVPAVPLARSWYAPAEAEWLADRQEELRQRDFFWLWTRKEAIGKALGTGLRDGGTRRPVGLPGQLPDRADRLTAEPGCGGHCFAMLPAGPAVLAVAVADGSADGASIGLRTDVFR, encoded by the coding sequence ATGGGGGACGTGAACGGGGCCGAGATTCTGGTGCACCTGGTGCCGACGGGGCCGGATGCCCGGGCCGTGGCGCGGGAGTTGGCGCTGTGCGGCGCGGCCGAGCTGGCCGGGGTGGAGCGCCGGCTGGTGCGGTTGGAGCACGAGCCGGGCGGGCGGCCGGTGCTGGCGGGGGCGGCCGAGGGGCTGCAGGTGAGCATCAGCCACGGGCGCGGCCTGGCCGCCGTGGCGCTGAGCCGGCGCTGGCCGGTGGGCGTGGACGTGGAGGCGGTCCGGCCGGTGCCCGCGGTGCCGCTGGCCCGCTCCTGGTACGCGCCGGCGGAGGCCGAGTGGCTGGCGGACCGTCAGGAGGAGCTGCGGCAGCGGGATTTCTTCTGGCTGTGGACCCGCAAGGAGGCGATCGGCAAGGCGCTGGGCACCGGCCTGCGGGACGGCGGCACCCGGCGCCCGGTCGGCCTGCCTGGTCAACTCCCGGACCGGGCCGACCGGCTGACGGCGGAACCGGGGTGCGGCGGCCACTGCTTCGCGATGCTGCCCGCGGGTCCTGCCGTGCTCGCCGTGGCGGTGGCCGACGGCTCGGCCGACGGTGCCTCGATTGGGCTACGAACTGACGTGTTCCGTTAG
- a CDS encoding TetR/AcrR family transcriptional regulator translates to MTVSPTDGRVQKGNETRRLILARTVQIASVEGLNSLSLGRLAADLGISKSGVFALFGSKEELQLATVRAARTVFLDVVVHPALRTPAGLGRVLALCEGWLEYSRTRVFPGGCFFFAVSCEFNSQPGRIRDELAVLSLAWERTVHELLERARELGEVRPEVDLGQLSFELISFMETANANSLMYDSEQPYQRARTAIRQLLAAAATSGDGGSVPPPRKSPRGPVRKPVRELTSC, encoded by the coding sequence GTGACGGTTTCCCCCACAGACGGTCGAGTTCAGAAGGGCAATGAAACCCGCCGGCTGATTCTCGCCAGGACGGTCCAGATCGCGTCGGTCGAGGGGCTGAACTCGCTGTCGCTCGGTCGGCTCGCGGCCGATCTCGGAATCAGCAAGAGCGGGGTGTTCGCGCTCTTCGGTTCCAAGGAGGAGCTGCAGCTCGCCACCGTGCGGGCGGCCAGGACCGTCTTCCTGGACGTGGTGGTGCACCCCGCGCTGCGCACGCCCGCCGGGCTGGGCCGGGTGCTGGCGCTCTGCGAGGGCTGGCTGGAGTATTCGCGGACCAGGGTCTTTCCGGGCGGCTGTTTCTTCTTCGCGGTCTCCTGCGAGTTCAACTCGCAGCCGGGGCGGATCCGGGACGAACTGGCCGTGTTGAGCCTGGCCTGGGAGCGGACGGTGCACGAGCTGCTGGAAAGGGCCCGGGAACTGGGCGAGGTCCGCCCGGAGGTGGATCTCGGCCAGCTTTCCTTCGAGCTGATCAGCTTTATGGAAACGGCGAACGCCAATTCCCTGATGTACGACAGCGAGCAGCCCTACCAGCGGGCCCGGACGGCGATCCGCCAGCTGCTCGCCGCCGCCGCGACCTCCGGCGACGGCGGCTCGGTGCCGCCGCCGCGCAAGTCCCCGCGCGGGCCCGTGCGCAAGCCGGTGCGGGAGTTGACGAGCTGTTAG
- a CDS encoding non-ribosomal peptide synthetase, giving the protein MSDEGLLQARILGGAQAAAAWLDSSGQALTYRELAERSGRLARRLTEAGAGPGERVGLFLERGADMAIAMLGVLRAGAAFVPLSLAEPAPRLARILADCAPAVVLVHEATAARFGADGVRTLGVDIDVDADPDAEHGPAVVGAPEDPAYVIYTSGSSGAPKGVVVEHRNLTPHLDWLAERLPLGPGDRLLQVAPYTFDASLTDFFWPLRAGATVVSVAEGDHLDPLAIATALVEQEITAVRLPPAILPLLLDEPRLREATGLRYLISGGDRLPTSSARRIAELLPGVRVFNRYGPTEAAVAVTYHEFDAGTDTGPDVPIGLGVTGAELHVSPDGELLIGGACVARGYLGDAALTAERFVQLPDLGRVFRSGDRVRTTAAGAFEFLGRGDEQVQINGHRVEIGEVQAALRTHPDVVDCVVLPQEQALAAFVVAAAGRRSVDELRDHLRGRLPGHMVPNVITVVDRLPMTERGKVDLAALRALHAAAPAADPAPAAEPAPAAEPVPAEDPVREVVARVWSQLLGGIELREDDDFFERGGHSLLAVQAAGRIRTELGHRVPPRIMFEKTTLGEFTKAVSEIVARAAVGAASAHGDAK; this is encoded by the coding sequence ATGTCGGACGAGGGTTTGTTGCAGGCCCGGATTCTCGGTGGGGCACAGGCGGCCGCGGCCTGGCTCGACAGTTCCGGACAGGCGCTGACGTACCGGGAGTTGGCCGAGCGGTCGGGACGGCTGGCGAGGCGACTGACCGAAGCGGGAGCGGGTCCCGGTGAGCGGGTCGGGCTGTTCCTGGAGCGCGGGGCCGACATGGCGATCGCCATGCTGGGCGTGCTGCGGGCCGGTGCGGCGTTCGTGCCGCTGAGCCTGGCGGAACCCGCGCCCCGGCTGGCCCGGATCCTGGCGGACTGCGCGCCGGCCGTGGTGCTGGTGCACGAGGCCACGGCGGCCCGGTTCGGGGCCGACGGCGTCCGCACGCTCGGCGTGGACATCGACGTCGACGCGGACCCGGACGCGGAGCACGGGCCGGCCGTCGTCGGCGCCCCGGAGGATCCCGCGTACGTCATCTACACCTCCGGATCGTCCGGCGCGCCCAAGGGCGTGGTCGTCGAGCACCGCAACCTGACGCCGCATCTGGACTGGCTCGCCGAGCGGCTGCCGCTCGGGCCGGGCGACCGGCTGTTGCAGGTGGCGCCTTACACCTTCGACGCCTCGCTGACCGACTTCTTCTGGCCGCTGCGTGCGGGCGCCACGGTGGTCTCGGTCGCCGAGGGCGACCACCTGGACCCGCTCGCCATCGCCACCGCGCTGGTCGAGCAGGAGATCACCGCGGTCCGGCTCCCCCCGGCGATCCTGCCGTTGCTGCTCGACGAGCCGCGCCTGCGCGAGGCCACCGGCCTGCGGTACCTGATCAGCGGCGGCGACCGGCTGCCGACGTCATCGGCCCGCCGGATCGCCGAACTGCTTCCCGGAGTACGGGTGTTCAACCGGTACGGACCGACCGAGGCCGCCGTGGCGGTCACCTACCACGAGTTCGACGCGGGCACGGACACCGGGCCGGACGTGCCGATCGGCCTCGGCGTCACCGGGGCCGAGCTGCACGTCTCGCCGGACGGGGAGTTGCTGATCGGCGGCGCCTGCGTGGCGCGCGGCTACCTGGGCGATGCCGCACTGACGGCGGAGCGTTTCGTCCAACTGCCGGACCTGGGACGGGTGTTCCGCTCCGGGGACCGTGTCCGGACCACCGCCGCGGGGGCGTTCGAGTTCCTGGGCCGGGGTGACGAGCAGGTCCAGATCAACGGGCACCGGGTGGAGATCGGCGAGGTGCAGGCGGCCCTGCGCACGCACCCGGACGTGGTGGACTGCGTGGTCCTGCCGCAGGAGCAGGCGCTGGCCGCGTTCGTGGTGGCCGCGGCGGGTCGGCGGTCGGTCGATGAGCTCCGCGACCATCTGCGGGGCAGGCTGCCGGGCCACATGGTGCCCAACGTGATCACGGTCGTGGACCGGTTGCCGATGACCGAGCGGGGCAAGGTGGATCTCGCGGCCCTGCGCGCCCTGCACGCAGCGGCGCCCGCCGCGGACCCGGCGCCCGCCGCGGAGCCGGCCCCCGCCGCGGAGCCGGTGCCCGCCGAGGACCCGGTGCGGGAGGTGGTCGCACGGGTGTGGTCCCAGCTCCTCGGCGGTATCGAACTGCGGGAGGACGACGACTTCTTCGAGCGCGGCGGGCACTCGCTGCTCGCGGTGCAGGCGGCCGGCCGGATCCGCACCGAGCTGGGCCACCGCGTACCGCCGCGGATCATGTTCGAGAAGACGACCCTGGGCGAGTTCACCAAGGCGGTCTCGGAGATCGTCGCCCGCGCCGCTGTGGGTGCCGCCAGCGCCCATGGCGATGCGAAGTGA
- a CDS encoding MFS transporter gives MLTEQDSEVAETTDKRSMRYALLISLATGIGYLPFALTIPILPGYVTNRLHGGPADVGAVVSSYALTSLLLRPVSGALMNRLGARALSVGGALLTVLATVCYPLAGSIAELVGLRLLVGVGMGVMQAATGVWPVQLVAKDRQSWALGLGGTVNYLALGLGAPLGTLLGRLVGTSETFVIAGLVALLVIPIALYVPEVRLPPKEEKAGAERGRALLGTVLPSVALVFTAFGFAAVASFAVAKYNALGVSGGAAVVTAYSLTVVLLRIAGTWIRWEAKGPAALAGLFLVEAAGIALVGLSHGLGLGVVGGVLTGVGMWQIYPALGVLVVRSVSERGRAVALSVFGACFTVGVAIGSGSLGLIAQAAGYQRMFLICAACIVLGLLVAVAASRVRGPAGEGR, from the coding sequence GTGCTGACCGAGCAGGATTCCGAGGTCGCCGAGACCACTGACAAGCGCTCCATGCGGTACGCGCTGTTGATCTCGCTGGCCACCGGGATCGGCTATCTGCCGTTCGCCCTGACGATTCCGATCCTGCCCGGTTACGTGACGAACCGTCTGCACGGCGGCCCGGCGGACGTCGGTGCGGTCGTCAGCAGTTACGCGTTGACCTCGCTGCTGCTGCGGCCGGTGTCGGGTGCGCTGATGAACCGTCTCGGCGCCCGGGCGCTGAGCGTCGGCGGGGCGCTGCTGACCGTGCTGGCCACCGTGTGCTACCCGCTGGCCGGGTCCATCGCCGAACTGGTGGGCCTGCGTCTGCTGGTGGGTGTCGGCATGGGAGTGATGCAGGCCGCGACCGGGGTCTGGCCCGTGCAGTTGGTGGCCAAGGACCGGCAGAGCTGGGCCTTGGGGTTGGGCGGTACCGTCAACTACCTGGCCCTGGGGCTGGGCGCTCCGCTGGGTACGTTGCTCGGTCGCTTGGTGGGCACCTCGGAAACGTTCGTGATCGCCGGGCTGGTCGCCCTGCTCGTCATCCCGATCGCCCTGTACGTGCCCGAGGTGCGTCTCCCCCCGAAGGAGGAGAAGGCCGGCGCCGAGCGGGGCCGGGCACTGTTGGGCACCGTGCTGCCGAGCGTCGCACTGGTCTTCACCGCGTTCGGCTTCGCGGCCGTCGCCAGCTTCGCGGTCGCGAAGTACAACGCCCTGGGTGTCTCCGGCGGCGCGGCCGTGGTCACCGCGTACTCCCTGACCGTGGTGCTGCTGCGGATCGCGGGTACCTGGATCCGTTGGGAGGCCAAGGGGCCGGCCGCGCTGGCGGGCCTGTTCCTGGTCGAGGCCGCGGGGATCGCGCTCGTCGGGCTGTCGCACGGGCTGGGCCTGGGCGTGGTGGGCGGTGTGCTCACCGGCGTGGGCATGTGGCAGATCTACCCGGCGCTGGGAGTGCTCGTGGTGCGCTCGGTCAGCGAGCGCGGGCGGGCCGTGGCGCTGTCGGTCTTCGGAGCCTGCTTCACGGTGGGTGTCGCCATCGGCAGTGGTTCGCTCGGGCTGATCGCCCAGGCCGCCGGGTACCAGCGGATGTTCCTCATCTGCGCGGCCTGCATCGTGCTGGGCCTGCTGGTGGCGGTCGCCGCGTCCCGGGTGCGGGGACCGGCGGGCGAGGGCCGGTAG
- a CDS encoding aldo/keto reductase yields MKYVKLGSTGIDVSRICLGALSFGTPGKGVHNWTLDLDQARPLMLHALESGVNFVDTANVYSAGSSEQIVGQILGEYGHRDEIVLATKVHGRTRPGPNGVGLSRKAIMTEIDNSLRRLGTDYVDVYQIHRWDPATPIEVTMEALHDVVKAGKALHIGASSMWAWEFSKAQYVADANGWTRFSTMQNHYNLIYREEEREMLPLCEDQGIGVIPWSPLARGRLARQWDSVSARSETDEFGKMLYCDSDREIVDRLAQLSEKREVPMAQLALAWMLSKSTVTSPIVGASKMSHLQDAIDALDVVLDEEEISYLEELYQPHNVAGHPITSLPGQH; encoded by the coding sequence GTGAAGTACGTCAAGCTGGGCTCGACCGGTATAGACGTGTCGCGGATCTGCCTGGGTGCCCTGAGCTTCGGCACACCGGGCAAGGGCGTCCACAACTGGACCCTGGACCTGGACCAGGCGCGGCCGTTGATGCTGCACGCCCTGGAGTCCGGGGTGAACTTCGTGGACACGGCCAACGTGTACTCCGCGGGGTCCAGCGAGCAGATCGTCGGGCAGATCCTGGGCGAGTACGGTCACCGCGACGAGATCGTGCTGGCGACGAAGGTGCACGGGCGCACGCGTCCCGGCCCCAACGGCGTGGGCCTGTCGCGCAAGGCGATCATGACCGAGATCGACAACAGCCTCCGCCGGCTCGGCACCGACTACGTCGACGTCTACCAGATCCACCGGTGGGACCCGGCGACGCCGATCGAGGTCACCATGGAGGCGCTGCACGACGTGGTGAAGGCGGGCAAGGCACTGCACATCGGCGCGTCGTCGATGTGGGCCTGGGAGTTCTCGAAGGCCCAGTACGTCGCCGATGCGAACGGCTGGACCCGCTTCAGCACCATGCAGAACCACTACAACCTGATCTACCGCGAGGAGGAGCGGGAGATGCTGCCGCTCTGCGAGGACCAGGGCATCGGCGTCATCCCGTGGAGCCCGCTGGCCCGGGGCCGGCTCGCCCGCCAGTGGGACAGCGTCAGCGCCCGCAGCGAGACCGACGAGTTCGGCAAGATGCTCTACTGCGACAGCGACCGCGAGATCGTCGACCGGCTGGCGCAGCTGTCCGAGAAGCGCGAGGTGCCGATGGCGCAGCTGGCGCTGGCGTGGATGCTGTCCAAGTCGACGGTGACCTCACCCATCGTCGGTGCCAGCAAGATGAGTCATCTCCAGGACGCCATCGACGCGTTGGACGTGGTGCTCGACGAGGAGGAGATCAGCTACCTCGAAGAGCTGTACCAGCCGCACAACGTCGCCGGGCACCCGATCACCTCGTTGCCGGGCCAGCACTGA
- a CDS encoding phosphopantetheine-binding protein, whose protein sequence is MTTPATRVHEAVVEIWTETLGVEVTPDADFFLLGGHSLLATRMIARVEQTLGVKVRMRDVFDHAQLDDFVALVAERAAAQQ, encoded by the coding sequence ATGACCACCCCCGCCACCAGGGTCCACGAAGCAGTCGTCGAGATCTGGACCGAGACCCTGGGCGTCGAGGTGACCCCGGACGCGGACTTCTTCCTCCTCGGAGGGCACTCGCTGCTGGCGACGCGGATGATCGCCCGCGTCGAGCAGACCCTGGGCGTGAAGGTGCGGATGCGCGACGTCTTCGACCACGCGCAACTCGACGACTTCGTCGCACTGGTGGCGGAGCGGGCCGCGGCCCAGCAGTGA
- a CDS encoding amino acid adenylation domain-containing protein — protein MQELIHRQFAIPMIEVARMQLRIELRPTTGASQGHALGPAETVVALAALVHRFSGHDLSVQGRWSGDVLFPAPLLIDADLMACSLAESRTRAGLGPLEDRAPDVTVTITTGTGSGSEAVVDLAEHLAVDGLGGAVTEALAHFADEIARLPHVPLSEIGTVAPVEEKRLLALSGDQWDDAVSLPSVHQLVERQALLRPDAGAVSDGVRELSRAELQSAAVRAAQRLRAAGVTPGSLVGLMTERSLDAIVALLAVAMAGAAAVPLDPSYPAARLHIMLDDPRIAAVVHSEELAVSAPAGAAVLSLAELTDQGGPGSAPSDVEPGHAEDPEDALFALVFTSGSTGVPKGVEITHRGVARLVTDEQCTGFTADDVVLQYAPLTFDACFLEIWGALARGARLELAPPGPLGLGELGEVIEERGITVLWLTSGLFHQIAEYEPDCLRGVRRLFVGGDVVSPHHVDRVTRMWPHLELVNGYGPTENTTFTCFHRIDGDGSDGDSGQGPRSSIPIGRPVARTRVHVLDRYGQLVPAGVPGELWVSGEGLARGYALRPDLTAERFVTAQEGPLRGVRMYRTGDLVRFLDDGAMEFLGRTDLQVKVNGFRIELPEIESALLACQGVRQACVIVEQDAVGGKRLAAYVVAQDPDGKLGLALRTALRAQLPHYMVPTRYTVLEELPLTHNGKVDRSRLATPTTDKD, from the coding sequence TTGCAAGAACTGATACATCGTCAATTCGCCATTCCGATGATTGAGGTCGCGCGGATGCAGCTTCGCATCGAACTTCGCCCGACGACCGGAGCCTCGCAGGGCCATGCCCTCGGTCCAGCGGAAACGGTCGTGGCCCTGGCAGCCCTGGTCCATCGCTTCTCGGGACACGATCTGAGCGTGCAGGGCCGATGGTCGGGAGACGTACTCTTCCCGGCGCCGTTGCTCATCGACGCCGACCTCATGGCCTGCTCACTGGCCGAGAGCCGCACGCGAGCAGGGCTCGGCCCCCTCGAAGACAGAGCGCCCGACGTCACCGTCACGATCACCACGGGAACGGGCAGCGGATCCGAGGCAGTCGTCGACCTGGCCGAACACCTGGCGGTCGACGGCCTGGGCGGCGCGGTCACGGAAGCCCTGGCGCACTTCGCCGACGAGATCGCCCGGCTGCCCCACGTTCCGCTGAGTGAGATCGGCACCGTCGCTCCCGTTGAGGAGAAGCGGTTGCTGGCGCTGTCGGGCGACCAGTGGGACGACGCCGTATCGCTGCCGTCCGTGCACCAGTTGGTGGAGCGTCAGGCGCTGCTGAGGCCCGATGCCGGCGCCGTGAGCGACGGCGTGCGAGAGCTCAGCCGTGCGGAGCTCCAGTCGGCTGCCGTCCGCGCCGCACAGCGCCTGCGTGCCGCGGGAGTCACGCCCGGCTCGCTGGTCGGTCTGATGACCGAGCGAAGCCTCGACGCGATCGTCGCGTTGCTCGCCGTGGCGATGGCGGGGGCGGCTGCCGTGCCGCTCGATCCGTCCTACCCGGCGGCACGGCTGCACATCATGCTGGACGATCCCCGGATCGCCGCCGTGGTCCACAGCGAGGAACTCGCCGTGTCCGCTCCGGCGGGCGCTGCCGTGCTGTCGTTGGCGGAGCTCACCGACCAGGGCGGCCCCGGCTCCGCCCCATCGGACGTCGAGCCCGGGCATGCCGAGGATCCCGAGGACGCGCTCTTCGCCCTCGTGTTCACCTCGGGCTCCACGGGCGTTCCCAAGGGCGTGGAGATCACGCATCGCGGCGTCGCCCGGCTGGTGACGGACGAACAGTGCACCGGCTTCACGGCTGACGACGTCGTGCTGCAGTACGCGCCACTGACCTTCGACGCCTGCTTCCTGGAGATCTGGGGCGCGCTGGCACGTGGCGCCCGTTTGGAGCTGGCCCCGCCAGGACCGCTGGGGCTCGGCGAACTCGGCGAGGTGATCGAAGAACGAGGGATCACCGTCCTCTGGCTCACCTCCGGCCTCTTCCACCAGATCGCCGAGTACGAACCGGACTGCCTGCGCGGGGTGCGCCGGCTCTTCGTCGGTGGAGACGTCGTGTCGCCGCACCACGTCGACCGGGTCACCCGGATGTGGCCGCACCTGGAACTGGTCAACGGGTACGGCCCCACGGAGAACACCACGTTCACCTGCTTCCACCGGATCGACGGCGACGGCAGCGACGGCGACAGCGGGCAGGGCCCTCGTTCCAGCATCCCGATCGGCCGCCCCGTCGCCCGGACCCGCGTCCATGTGCTGGACCGGTACGGGCAGTTGGTGCCGGCGGGGGTCCCCGGCGAACTGTGGGTCTCGGGTGAGGGCCTGGCCCGCGGCTACGCGCTGCGTCCGGACCTGACCGCGGAGCGCTTCGTGACCGCGCAGGAGGGACCGCTGCGCGGCGTACGGATGTACCGGACCGGAGACCTCGTCAGGTTCCTCGACGACGGTGCCATGGAGTTCCTGGGACGCACCGACCTACAGGTCAAGGTCAACGGGTTCCGCATCGAGCTGCCGGAGATCGAGTCGGCCCTGCTCGCCTGCCAAGGCGTCCGCCAGGCCTGTGTGATCGTGGAACAGGACGCCGTCGGCGGAAAGCGGCTGGCTGCCTACGTGGTCGCCCAGGACCCGGACGGGAAGCTGGGGTTGGCGCTGCGCACCGCCCTGCGCGCGCAGCTGCCGCACTACATGGTGCCGACCCGCTACACGGTGCTCGAAGAGCTGCCGCTGACCCACAACGGCAAGGTCGACCGTTCCCGCCTCGCCACTCCTACGACGGACAAGGACTGA
- a CDS encoding condensation domain-containing protein has protein sequence MSPLPDAVSTDVPLALTAFQRRIWLAELIDPGVRNHVPLAWRVAGRLDPDRLRAALGRLVATHEVLRTCFIEDDDGLSVRLREPWLPELELLDLRDDPSGMTDWLDATVREPFDLESGQLLRAALGELGDDRQVLLLCLHHMVIDGESVPVLLAELDRHYTTPDRPRPVVQYREFAAHQQQQRDTEAWNDDLLYWASTLRGASPDTPLPAPERPEPNGAFQIPLPAGLLDSLQTFQAQQRVSWFMVAATALAVTLHRWTGLDDVTFGSPTANRDEPRFADLLGPCLNTVVLRSRVTAGSTLLDTLRQMRDQALDALEHQSVEFDDVVTRLKPARRFGRTPYANVTLNMNLLDDHAGALDGTRLTPVLDDSLRSNYAKFGLTVTMAQRDGQLIALVAHRGDQLSAEHAQELAAEFADLLARFPQALNEPVMPSGEPAQQS, from the coding sequence ATGTCACCGCTGCCCGATGCCGTCTCCACCGATGTCCCCCTCGCGCTGACTGCTTTCCAACGGCGGATCTGGCTCGCCGAGTTGATCGATCCCGGGGTGCGCAACCACGTGCCGCTCGCCTGGCGGGTGGCGGGTCGGCTGGACCCCGACCGGCTGCGCGCGGCGCTGGGCCGGCTGGTCGCCACGCACGAGGTACTCCGCACCTGCTTCATCGAGGACGACGACGGCCTGTCCGTGCGGCTGCGCGAACCGTGGCTGCCGGAGCTGGAACTCCTCGACCTGCGCGACGACCCCAGCGGCATGACGGACTGGCTGGACGCCACCGTGCGCGAGCCGTTCGACCTCGAATCCGGCCAACTGCTGCGCGCCGCCCTCGGCGAGCTCGGCGACGACCGGCAGGTGCTGCTGCTGTGCCTGCACCACATGGTCATCGACGGGGAGTCGGTCCCCGTCCTGCTCGCGGAACTCGACCGCCACTACACGACCCCGGACAGGCCGCGACCGGTCGTCCAGTACCGGGAGTTCGCCGCCCACCAGCAACAGCAGCGCGACACCGAGGCCTGGAACGACGACCTGCTGTACTGGGCCTCCACACTGCGGGGAGCGTCCCCGGACACCCCGCTGCCCGCACCGGAGCGACCGGAGCCGAACGGGGCGTTCCAGATCCCGCTGCCCGCCGGACTGCTGGACTCGCTGCAGACGTTCCAGGCCCAGCAGCGCGTCAGTTGGTTCATGGTGGCCGCCACCGCCCTGGCGGTGACCCTGCACCGGTGGACCGGCCTGGACGACGTCACCTTCGGGTCCCCGACGGCGAACCGGGACGAGCCCCGGTTCGCCGACCTGCTCGGACCGTGCCTGAACACCGTGGTGCTGCGCTCCCGAGTGACCGCCGGCAGCACACTGCTGGACACCCTGCGGCAGATGCGCGACCAGGCCCTGGACGCACTGGAGCACCAGAGCGTCGAGTTCGACGACGTGGTCACCCGGCTCAAGCCGGCCCGGCGGTTCGGACGCACCCCCTACGCCAACGTCACCTTGAACATGAACCTGCTGGACGACCACGCCGGCGCACTGGACGGCACGCGGCTGACGCCGGTGCTGGACGACTCGCTGCGCAGCAACTACGCCAAGTTCGGCCTGACGGTGACCATGGCGCAGCGCGACGGCCAACTGATCGCACTGGTGGCCCACCGCGGCGACCAGCTCAGCGCCGAACACGCCCAGGAACTGGCCGCCGAGTTCGCCGACCTGCTGGCCCGCTTCCCGCAGGCCCTGAACGAGCCGGTCATGCCCAGCGGTGAGCCTGCGCAGCAGAGTTGA